A genome region from Pseudanabaena sp. Chao 1811 includes the following:
- a CDS encoding IMS domain-containing protein, which yields MRVPLDCYRILGLTHLSGLDKIHQAHRDRLLSMPRREYSDAAIASRKRIIDKAYELLIEHINAPKDSNIDELAGDQRPVVTLPPQVEADEKDFAGLLLILYELGESEKVLSLAKPYYDPEEAEYQSARISPHDPDLLLSVSLSFLDLGREYWKQGQYEAAASSLESAQDLLLREGLFLSIRSEIQADLFRLRPYRILELLASPDNHTNEHRKGMSLLQEMLEARRGIDGSGNDYSSLGIDDFLRFIQQLRSYMTAIEQQTLFEEEARRPSSVATYLAVYALIARGFSQRQPALIRRAKGLLVKLSAKQDIYLEKAVCALLLGQTEEASAAIENSSEDDQIAFIRQNSEGAPDLLPGLCLYSERWLQEEVYPHFRDLMSQIVSLKDYFADEQVQAYLEELPNTGALSSDWTSPVGGDRFGLTPPIDDTPPVKRDLETSTSNEPRLSTYAPETPNRFQRSSTPVLERPSSTSSSNGSGNTAQSLPRSRRNVPPARNTGRSINESVKAINRPANTSPNSSHPKRKFNIGRLATVIVVAIAILAGSLWLVVWAFRALTGASRTDASIPLEKTITPIVQAIKENNAAPTAQPGPLDKETATKVIETWQATKTKALGKTYEDNLLEEILTDPALSDWKSRAKDLKASNSYLQYQVKSSEVDKVTPDGDSKAKVVAKISETRNYFNNGELDRGASKEDANYTVEYDLVRKDNRWLIREMLVF from the coding sequence GTGAGAGTTCCCCTAGACTGTTACCGAATTCTTGGTCTAACACACCTATCAGGGCTAGATAAAATCCATCAAGCCCATCGTGATCGCCTGCTTTCTATGCCAAGGCGCGAGTATTCTGATGCCGCGATCGCCTCTCGCAAACGCATCATTGATAAGGCTTATGAACTTCTAATCGAGCATATAAATGCCCCCAAAGACAGCAATATTGATGAGTTAGCTGGGGATCAACGCCCAGTCGTAACGCTACCACCACAGGTTGAAGCTGATGAAAAAGACTTTGCGGGGCTATTACTAATTTTGTACGAACTCGGCGAATCCGAGAAAGTCCTTTCCCTCGCAAAACCCTATTACGACCCCGAAGAAGCTGAGTATCAGTCCGCAAGGATCTCGCCTCACGATCCTGACCTACTACTCTCTGTATCCTTATCTTTCCTAGATCTCGGGCGCGAATATTGGAAACAAGGTCAATATGAAGCAGCTGCCTCTTCTCTAGAGTCTGCCCAAGATCTGCTCCTAAGGGAAGGACTATTTCTCAGTATTCGCAGTGAGATTCAAGCGGATCTATTTCGCCTCCGCCCCTATCGCATTCTCGAATTGTTGGCATCTCCTGACAATCACACCAATGAACATCGCAAAGGAATGTCATTGTTGCAAGAAATGCTTGAGGCTCGTCGAGGCATTGATGGTTCAGGCAATGACTACTCCAGCCTTGGTATTGATGACTTTTTGCGCTTTATTCAGCAACTCCGCAGCTATATGACGGCGATCGAGCAGCAAACTTTGTTTGAAGAAGAAGCACGTCGCCCCTCATCCGTAGCCACCTATTTAGCGGTCTATGCCTTAATTGCGCGGGGATTCTCGCAGCGTCAACCTGCATTGATTCGGCGAGCAAAGGGCTTGCTGGTCAAACTGAGTGCCAAGCAGGATATTTATCTCGAAAAAGCAGTATGTGCTTTGCTCCTCGGACAAACCGAAGAAGCAAGTGCAGCGATCGAAAATAGTTCTGAAGACGATCAAATTGCCTTTATTCGTCAAAATTCTGAGGGTGCGCCCGATCTTCTGCCCGGATTATGTCTCTATAGCGAACGCTGGCTTCAGGAAGAGGTCTATCCCCATTTCCGCGATTTGATGAGTCAAATTGTGTCGCTCAAGGATTACTTTGCCGACGAGCAGGTACAAGCCTATCTCGAAGAATTGCCGAATACAGGCGCACTCTCATCAGACTGGACATCTCCTGTCGGGGGCGATCGCTTTGGGCTAACTCCGCCTATAGATGATACTCCACCTGTAAAGCGTGATTTGGAAACGAGTACTAGCAATGAACCAAGACTCTCGACCTATGCGCCTGAGACTCCAAACCGTTTCCAACGCTCCAGCACCCCTGTCCTTGAGCGTCCTTCATCCACATCATCCTCCAACGGTAGCGGTAATACTGCCCAAAGCTTGCCGCGATCGCGCCGCAATGTTCCCCCTGCAAGAAATACAGGCAGAAGTATTAACGAATCGGTTAAAGCAATTAATCGACCTGCAAATACATCGCCAAATTCATCCCATCCCAAACGCAAATTTAATATTGGTCGCTTAGCTACGGTTATTGTTGTGGCGATCGCCATACTTGCAGGTTCGCTCTGGTTAGTGGTTTGGGCTTTTCGGGCTTTAACTGGAGCTTCACGCACCGATGCCTCAATCCCTTTAGAAAAAACAATTACGCCCATAGTGCAAGCCATCAAAGAAAATAATGCTGCACCAACCGCCCAACCAGGTCCTTTAGATAAAGAAACAGCAACTAAAGTTATCGAAACATGGCAGGCAACGAAAACTAAAGCCCTTGGCAAGACCTACGAAGATAATCTCTTAGAAGAAATCTTGACTGATCCTGCTCTAAGTGATTGGAAATCAAGGGCTAAGGATTTAAAAGCCAGTAACTCTTATTTGCAGTATCAAGTTAAATCCAGCGAAGTTGATAAGGTCACGCCTGATGGTGATAGCAAAGCCAAAGTAGTTGCCAAAATTTCTGAGACTCGTAACTATTTTAATAATGGGGAGCTGGATCGTGGGGCATCGAAGGAAGATGCGAACTATACGGTGGAGTACGACTTAGTCCGCAAAGATAATCGATGGCTAATTCGTGAAATGTTGGTGTTTTAA
- a CDS encoding SDR family oxidoreductase, translating to MLDLSGKIALITGASRGIGAAVAQQLAERGADIVINYRSKAHRAEEIAANVMATGQRAVLAQADITNEEEVGKMMQNIVTDLTKLDLLILNASGGMEKDKSTDYAMELNLKAQERLADLAVPLMKDGGRIVFVTSHLAHFYGQKPVSAIYENVAASKYAGEQALRDRIPKLTEKGISLVVVSGDLIEGTITPKLMERANRGFINERREQAGTLPTVADFAKAIADACASTSLRSGETIFVGSTEW from the coding sequence GTGCTTGATTTAAGTGGAAAGATTGCTTTAATCACTGGTGCATCGCGAGGCATTGGTGCGGCTGTTGCTCAACAGTTAGCTGAGCGGGGAGCCGATATCGTCATCAACTACCGCAGCAAAGCACATCGTGCTGAAGAAATTGCCGCAAATGTGATGGCAACTGGACAACGTGCAGTTCTCGCACAGGCAGATATTACCAATGAAGAGGAAGTTGGCAAAATGATGCAGAACATTGTCACTGACCTGACAAAATTAGACTTGCTAATCCTGAATGCCAGTGGTGGCATGGAAAAGGATAAATCCACAGACTATGCGATGGAGCTTAATCTTAAGGCTCAAGAACGATTAGCAGATCTAGCAGTTCCCCTAATGAAAGATGGTGGGCGAATTGTGTTTGTGACTAGTCACTTAGCGCATTTTTATGGACAAAAGCCTGTAAGTGCAATCTACGAAAATGTTGCTGCAAGTAAATACGCAGGAGAACAGGCACTTCGCGATCGCATTCCCAAACTCACTGAAAAAGGGATTAGTTTGGTAGTCGTTAGTGGAGATTTAATCGAAGGGACAATCACACCAAAATTAATGGAACGCGCCAATCGAGGATTTATTAATGAACGGCGTGAACAAGCAGGCACATTACCAACTGTTGCTGATTTTGCAAAGGCGATCGCTGATGCTTGTGCAAGTACCAGTCTCCGCAGTGGAGAGACTATATTTGTAGGAAGTACGGAATGGTAA
- the pheT gene encoding phenylalanine--tRNA ligase subunit beta has translation MRISLNWLRELVDCDLSPQELEEKLTMAGFEVESIEDRRTWAEGVVVGHILTADRHPNADKLQVCKVDIGAPEPLQIVCGAANARQGLFVPVATIGTYLPTIDLKLRPTKLRGERSEGMICSLAEIGLAKESSGIHEFPDGLTVGADVRPLLGLDDAILDVTSTANRADALSVVGIAREVAALLGKEVRLPVATKDFQLKVANWVKVEDPKSCPAYIGTLIKGVKVAPSPEWLKRRVEAAGMRSINNIVDITNYILLEWGQPLHAFDADTLDKDLNIGVRFAKAGEKIKTLDDADRTLTSQNFLITSGDKPIAIAGVMGGAETEVSDQTTNIVLEAALFTQVTTRRSARAQGLRTEASARYERGVNQAAIESATAKAIQMIVELAGGEVIEQSVADARSQEVRVIDLRLTKVWQILGEVDREDESVLPLLSEAEVEQTLKVLSFELEKQPIEEGSYATWKVTVPPYRYADIEREIDLVEEIARIYGYDKFVETLPARTEFGFLSADQEGGRMIRAAFRAVGLTEVMHMSLCSPTESHQVKINNPVAIEYGALRGDLLTNLIDACAFNINQGNGILNGFEIGRVFWLDEAGSDETDRIAGIFGGDPTVGAWQHDSKPLNFYEAKGLLDSVFHNLSVTVEYQPDQKDDRLHPGRTASLWIAGERLGTFGQLHPQLRAEKELPDEIYVFELDFYTLLDAMMKKSIPTFQPFSTYPSSDRDIAFFAPLKFTVADIQRSITHVGGELLDSVTLFDQYIGKGVPEGSRSLAFRLVYRASDRTLTDADINPVHQKVRDLLEEKFQATLRS, from the coding sequence ATGCGTATCTCTTTGAATTGGCTCCGCGAACTTGTTGACTGCGATCTCTCGCCCCAAGAGCTAGAAGAAAAACTCACGATGGCAGGCTTTGAAGTGGAGTCCATCGAAGACCGCAGAACATGGGCTGAGGGCGTGGTCGTTGGTCATATCCTCACCGCCGATCGCCATCCTAATGCCGATAAATTACAGGTATGTAAAGTTGATATTGGCGCACCCGAACCCCTGCAAATTGTCTGTGGTGCGGCAAATGCGAGACAGGGCTTATTTGTGCCTGTAGCCACGATTGGGACTTATTTACCAACCATTGATTTAAAATTGCGCCCCACTAAGCTACGGGGTGAGCGTTCTGAGGGGATGATCTGCTCCCTCGCTGAGATTGGCTTAGCCAAAGAATCAAGCGGCATCCATGAATTTCCTGATGGCTTAACCGTTGGTGCAGACGTGCGCCCGTTGCTAGGGCTAGATGATGCCATCCTTGATGTGACTTCGACAGCCAACCGTGCTGATGCCTTGAGTGTGGTAGGGATTGCCCGTGAAGTGGCGGCTCTGCTCGGTAAAGAGGTGCGTTTACCCGTAGCAACTAAAGATTTTCAGCTCAAGGTTGCCAACTGGGTGAAGGTGGAAGATCCAAAATCATGCCCAGCTTATATTGGCACATTAATTAAAGGCGTAAAGGTTGCCCCATCTCCTGAATGGCTGAAGCGTCGCGTGGAAGCCGCAGGAATGCGATCGATCAACAATATTGTCGATATCACCAATTACATTCTGTTGGAATGGGGACAACCGCTCCATGCCTTTGATGCAGATACCTTGGACAAGGATCTGAATATCGGGGTGCGCTTTGCTAAGGCTGGCGAAAAAATTAAAACCCTTGATGATGCCGATCGCACTCTCACCAGTCAGAACTTTTTGATTACCTCTGGCGATAAACCGATCGCGATCGCAGGGGTGATGGGTGGTGCAGAAACCGAAGTTTCTGACCAAACGACCAATATTGTTTTAGAAGCGGCACTGTTTACGCAAGTTACGACAAGGCGATCGGCACGCGCTCAGGGCTTACGCACTGAGGCTTCGGCACGCTACGAACGGGGTGTCAATCAGGCAGCGATCGAGTCAGCTACCGCCAAAGCAATCCAAATGATTGTAGAACTCGCAGGTGGTGAGGTTATTGAGCAAAGTGTTGCCGATGCGCGTTCTCAGGAAGTGCGGGTGATTGATTTGCGCTTAACCAAAGTGTGGCAAATCCTCGGTGAAGTTGATCGCGAAGATGAAAGTGTCTTGCCTCTTCTTTCCGAAGCAGAAGTTGAGCAAACCCTCAAGGTCTTGTCCTTTGAATTGGAAAAGCAACCCATTGAAGAAGGCAGCTATGCTACTTGGAAAGTAACCGTTCCGCCCTATCGCTATGCGGATATCGAGCGAGAAATTGACCTCGTAGAAGAGATTGCGCGGATCTATGGCTATGACAAATTTGTAGAAACTCTGCCAGCCAGAACCGAGTTTGGCTTCCTCTCCGCCGATCAAGAAGGTGGTCGGATGATTCGCGCCGCCTTCCGTGCTGTGGGCTTAACGGAAGTCATGCATATGTCCCTATGCAGTCCCACCGAGTCCCATCAGGTGAAAATCAATAATCCTGTGGCGATCGAGTATGGAGCCTTGCGCGGCGACTTGCTCACCAATTTGATTGACGCTTGCGCCTTCAATATTAATCAAGGTAATGGCATCTTGAATGGTTTTGAGATTGGTCGCGTATTCTGGCTCGATGAAGCGGGTAGCGATGAAACCGATCGCATTGCAGGTATTTTCGGCGGCGATCCCACCGTGGGAGCATGGCAGCATGATTCTAAGCCTCTAAACTTCTATGAAGCGAAAGGGCTACTTGATTCCGTTTTCCACAATCTCTCGGTTACTGTGGAATATCAGCCCGATCAAAAGGACGATCGCTTACACCCCGGACGCACTGCTTCTCTCTGGATTGCGGGTGAACGCCTCGGCACGTTTGGACAATTGCATCCTCAGTTACGCGCTGAGAAAGAACTTCCCGATGAAATTTATGTATTTGAGTTAGATTTCTACACCTTGCTCGATGCGATGATGAAGAAATCAATTCCTACCTTCCAGCCCTTCTCGACTTACCCCAGTAGCGATCGCGATATTGCTTTCTTTGCACCACTTAAATTCACCGTTGCCGATATTCAGCGATCGATTACCCATGTGGGCGGCGAGTTACTCGATTCCGTCACCCTCTTCGATCAATACATCGGTAAAGGTGTTCCCGAAGGCTCTCGCAGTCTTGCCTTCAGACTAGTCTATCGAGCTAGCGATCGCACCTTAACTGATGCCGACATTAACCCCGTGCATCAGAAAGTCCGCGATTTACTCGAAGAGAAGTTCCAAGCAACTTTGAGAAGTTAG
- a CDS encoding TetR family transcriptional regulator, with protein MSVSRIPTRQRIVNTALELFASKGITETTTRQIADFAQVNEVTLFRHFGNKHGLLLAVLQECLQKYLVLAQVGESLMVSDISSQSDLRRFLKYYIQSSLRALESVPELVRSLVGEAGQYPAESRQALAQGINQVNQTIATAINDVLANSRLQYTLPPIKLANLLNTCILGYAVITLTSDVQAIWRDRDDFVNTLVDMFIQEVSPLTPAHPIIDIPAETVREILLQAKKCGAKDYAIAYLLFGAGLMAIDITRLRLKDYQIQSNHGILRTKDTSNQVRSVPLNQKILGHRYGSATSNPLSAYLKVRKQELKDLQKSRHNGDGDEIEAMFISGDRKPLTLEEIEQLWGRWTQPYCNLDGSPLAIMQARHTWCIEMLARGIDADSFCIISGIKVKELQAYQTRLNEKLAIDKAIALDS; from the coding sequence ATGTCTGTATCTCGGATTCCCACTCGCCAACGGATAGTGAACACAGCACTAGAACTGTTTGCTAGCAAAGGAATTACCGAGACCACTACCCGCCAAATTGCCGACTTTGCTCAGGTCAATGAAGTAACTCTATTTCGCCATTTTGGAAATAAACATGGTTTATTACTAGCAGTATTGCAAGAATGTTTGCAAAAATATTTGGTACTGGCTCAAGTAGGGGAGTCCTTGATGGTGTCTGATATTTCTAGTCAAAGCGATTTGCGTCGCTTTCTCAAATACTACATCCAGAGTTCTTTGCGGGCACTCGAAAGTGTGCCTGAGCTGGTGCGATCGCTCGTTGGAGAAGCAGGACAATATCCCGCCGAGAGTCGTCAAGCCCTTGCCCAAGGAATTAATCAGGTCAATCAAACGATCGCCACAGCAATTAATGATGTCTTGGCAAATTCGCGGCTGCAATATACTTTGCCACCGATTAAACTGGCTAACCTATTAAATACCTGTATTTTGGGCTATGCCGTGATTACCTTAACTAGTGATGTACAGGCAATCTGGCGCGATCGCGATGATTTTGTCAATACTCTTGTCGATATGTTTATCCAAGAGGTGAGTCCCCTCACACCCGCCCACCCAATTATCGATATCCCTGCGGAAACAGTACGCGAAATTCTACTGCAAGCGAAAAAATGCGGGGCAAAGGACTATGCGATCGCCTATTTATTGTTTGGGGCAGGGTTAATGGCGATTGATATTACGCGATTACGACTCAAAGATTATCAAATTCAATCGAATCACGGCATTTTACGCACTAAAGATACATCAAATCAGGTGCGGTCAGTCCCCCTCAATCAAAAAATTCTCGGTCATCGTTATGGCTCAGCAACTAGTAACCCCCTCAGTGCCTATCTAAAAGTCCGTAAACAGGAGCTTAAGGATCTCCAAAAGAGCCGCCACAATGGTGATGGCGATGAGATTGAGGCAATGTTTATTAGTGGCGATCGCAAGCCCTTAACCCTAGAAGAAATCGAACAGCTTTGGGGACGGTGGACACAACCCTATTGCAATCTTGACGGCTCACCTTTAGCAATTATGCAAGCAAGACATACTTGGTGTATCGAAATGTTAGCGAGGGGGATTGATGCTGACAGTTTTTGCATCATTAGCGGGATCAAAGTCAAAGAATTGCAGGCCTATCAAACCCGTCTCAATGAAAAATTAGCGATCGATAAAGCGATCGCCCTTGACTCTTAG
- a CDS encoding MAPEG family protein → MIAMIQESIFSPFFATILLTILVWVYMYIRRINFIVSRKLTPKELTPISLSQLSPPAVSNPSDNLKNLFELPIIFYALVFYLFITKQVDSIYVNAAWIFFGFRTLHSLVHCTFNLIMLRFYLYLISAIALWFMTMRAVLMYFNS, encoded by the coding sequence ATGATCGCAATGATACAGGAATCTATCTTCAGTCCCTTCTTTGCAACCATACTTCTCACAATTTTAGTGTGGGTATACATGTATATTCGCCGCATCAATTTTATTGTGAGCAGAAAGTTAACTCCCAAAGAGCTTACACCAATTTCCCTCTCTCAGTTATCTCCTCCAGCAGTATCCAATCCATCAGACAATCTCAAAAATTTATTTGAACTTCCAATCATTTTTTATGCGCTGGTCTTCTATCTCTTCATCACCAAACAGGTAGATTCAATATATGTCAATGCAGCATGGATTTTCTTTGGGTTTCGCACTTTGCACAGCCTTGTCCACTGCACATTCAATCTAATTATGTTGCGATTTTATCTCTATTTGATTTCCGCGATCGCCCTATGGTTTATGACAATGCGTGCAGTTCTAATGTACTTTAACTCGTAA
- the recA gene encoding recombinase RecA: MQKIEKDHGKGSIMRLGDATNMRVETIPSGALPLDLALGGGLPKGRVIEVYGPESSGKTTLVLHAIAEVQKRGGVAAFVDAEHALDPTYAASVGVDINNLLISQPDSGEMALEIVDNLVRSMAVDIIAIDSVAALVPRAEIEGEMGASHVGLQARLMSQALRKITANVGRSNCIVIFLNQLRQKIGVSYGSPETTTGGTALKFYASVRLDIRRIQTLKKGTEEYGIRAKVKVAKNKVAPPFRIAEFDIIFGKGISTLGCLVDLAEEMSIIVRKGAWYSYQGDNIGQGRDNTIKYMEDKPEFAQEVERQVREKLSAGVAVSATKVVPEEIEPEDDDIPPDDF, from the coding sequence ATGCAAAAGATCGAGAAGGATCACGGTAAAGGCTCGATCATGCGCTTGGGTGATGCGACGAACATGCGCGTTGAGACAATTCCTAGTGGCGCATTGCCCCTCGATCTTGCCCTTGGCGGTGGTTTGCCCAAAGGACGGGTGATCGAAGTATATGGACCTGAAAGCTCTGGGAAAACGACATTAGTACTCCATGCGATCGCCGAAGTCCAAAAACGTGGTGGTGTGGCTGCCTTTGTGGATGCTGAACATGCCCTCGACCCTACCTATGCGGCAAGTGTTGGTGTCGATATTAATAACCTGCTGATTTCCCAGCCTGACTCAGGGGAAATGGCATTAGAAATTGTTGATAATCTCGTGCGATCAATGGCTGTCGATATCATCGCGATCGACTCCGTTGCCGCACTTGTACCCCGTGCTGAAATCGAAGGCGAAATGGGTGCTTCCCATGTCGGTTTGCAAGCCCGATTGATGAGCCAAGCATTGCGTAAAATCACAGCAAATGTAGGGCGATCGAACTGCATTGTCATTTTCCTAAATCAATTACGTCAAAAGATTGGCGTATCTTATGGTAGTCCTGAAACAACTACAGGCGGTACTGCCCTCAAGTTCTATGCCTCAGTGCGTCTCGATATTCGTCGTATCCAAACCCTCAAAAAAGGCACAGAAGAATATGGGATTCGTGCCAAGGTTAAGGTGGCTAAGAATAAAGTCGCTCCACCTTTCCGTATTGCTGAATTCGACATCATCTTTGGTAAAGGCATTTCTACTCTCGGCTGTCTCGTTGATCTAGCCGAGGAAATGAGTATCATCGTCCGTAAGGGGGCATGGTATAGCTACCAAGGTGACAACATCGGTCAAGGTCGCGACAATACGATCAAGTACATGGAAGATAAGCCAGAATTTGCTCAGGAGGTTGAGCGACAAGTACGCGAAAAACTTTCCGCAGGTGTAGCCGTTTCAGCGACCAAGGTTGTCCCTGAAGAAATTGAGCCTGAAGATGACGATATTCCCCCAGATGATTTCTAG
- a CDS encoding acyl-CoA desaturase has protein sequence MTATTEAISTEQKLNWTNVAFFSAFHIAALAAPFYFSWQAVILTVFLHWFLGSIGITLGYHRLLSHRSFQVPQWLEYIIATVGALAMQGGPVFWVGGHRQHHGFTEDNQKDPYSANKGFWWSHIMWIMYSKPEHFKSTYYNKFAPDLASDPYYGFLDKYFLLLQVPFAALLYVIGEKLFSGLGMSFLVYGMAVRSVFLWHSTWLINSACHKWGYKNFAETPDHSTNLWWAAILTYGEGWHNNHHAYPKSARSGLKWWEIDPTWGVINLLQVLGLAKKVYIAEPWQAK, from the coding sequence ATGACCGCCACTACTGAAGCCATCTCAACTGAACAAAAACTGAACTGGACAAATGTTGCCTTTTTCAGTGCATTTCATATCGCTGCCCTCGCTGCCCCTTTTTATTTTTCATGGCAAGCTGTCATTCTTACAGTTTTCTTGCATTGGTTCCTTGGCAGCATCGGTATTACCCTCGGCTATCACCGCTTACTGAGCCATCGTAGTTTCCAAGTGCCTCAGTGGTTGGAATATATTATCGCTACCGTTGGAGCCTTAGCCATGCAGGGTGGTCCTGTATTTTGGGTGGGTGGACATCGCCAGCATCACGGTTTTACAGAAGACAATCAAAAAGATCCCTATTCGGCAAATAAAGGTTTTTGGTGGAGCCACATCATGTGGATCATGTACTCCAAGCCTGAACATTTCAAGAGTACCTATTACAACAAGTTTGCCCCCGATCTCGCTAGCGATCCTTACTATGGATTCCTCGATAAATACTTCTTGCTTTTGCAAGTTCCCTTCGCAGCATTGCTCTATGTGATTGGTGAAAAGTTATTCTCTGGACTCGGCATGTCCTTCTTGGTTTACGGTATGGCTGTACGTTCAGTCTTTCTATGGCATAGCACTTGGTTGATTAACTCTGCTTGTCATAAGTGGGGCTACAAGAACTTTGCCGAAACTCCTGACCATTCCACAAATCTCTGGTGGGCAGCGATTTTGACCTACGGCGAAGGCTGGCACAATAATCACCATGCTTATCCTAAATCTGCCCGCTCTGGTTTGAAATGGTGGGAAATTGACCCAACTTGGGGAGTGATTAACCTCTTACAAGTGTTGGGGTTAGCCAAAAAAGTTTATATTGCTGAACCTTGGCAAGCTAAGTAA
- a CDS encoding LuxR C-terminal-related transcriptional regulator codes for MTSPLKLIFEAINQSQDRHNLRSQVAPKIGEYFAATRSAIFFFDQLHLGNRDFQKILNVALSVEHNPIARYLVERHSPVHEGLVLTPKVWSLICPRPDHWHVMAGPIVNSGQLVGVVGCTREKSMTSFDMQNLVDLSAICLHLSAWSATNSLQCQPLRSDRLTPRELQIAELVARGHTNVEIGNELWITENSVKQALKRMFRKLEVSSRAEMVGQLSAKQ; via the coding sequence ATGACAAGTCCCTTAAAGCTGATCTTTGAAGCAATCAACCAATCGCAGGATCGGCACAATTTACGATCGCAGGTTGCACCGAAAATTGGTGAATATTTTGCAGCTACGCGATCGGCGATTTTTTTCTTTGACCAATTACATTTGGGCAATCGCGATTTTCAGAAAATATTGAATGTGGCGCTATCGGTCGAACATAATCCCATTGCCCGTTATCTCGTTGAGAGACATTCTCCTGTCCATGAAGGTTTAGTTCTAACACCCAAAGTCTGGTCATTAATTTGTCCCCGTCCCGATCATTGGCATGTTATGGCAGGTCCCATTGTCAATAGTGGTCAATTAGTGGGTGTAGTCGGCTGTACCCGTGAGAAGTCTATGACTAGCTTTGATATGCAAAACTTAGTCGATTTGAGCGCAATCTGTTTGCATTTATCAGCTTGGAGCGCAACTAATAGCTTGCAGTGTCAACCTCTGAGAAGCGATCGCTTAACGCCTCGCGAGTTGCAAATTGCGGAATTGGTGGCTCGTGGACACACCAATGTAGAGATAGGGAATGAGCTATGGATTACAGAAAACTCTGTCAAACAGGCTTTGAAGCGGATGTTCCGTAAACTTGAGGTTTCATCACGGGCAGAAATGGTTGGGCAACTTTCTGCAAAGCAATGA
- a CDS encoding NYN domain-containing protein, producing the protein MSSEHPPVMLVDGYNVIGLWRHLQEIRDLRGFDVARSHLTETMVNFSAYHGYKTTLVFDAYVQATPAKAERITKNLKLYFTDHNETADTYIERQCGKYRRDPLRHLKRIIVVTSDRAQQLTAVGFGAEWLSATALEQEVEATLRSVQSRQRPQKANTNNLLGNRIDRDTKDKLAKWRNRLN; encoded by the coding sequence ATGTCTTCGGAACATCCACCAGTAATGTTGGTGGACGGCTACAACGTGATTGGACTATGGCGACACTTGCAGGAAATTCGCGATCTGCGGGGGTTTGATGTGGCGCGATCGCATTTAACCGAGACAATGGTTAACTTTAGCGCCTATCACGGCTATAAAACCACATTAGTCTTTGATGCCTATGTGCAAGCTACACCCGCCAAAGCCGAAAGGATTACCAAAAATCTCAAGCTATATTTCACCGATCATAACGAAACTGCGGATACTTATATTGAGCGTCAATGTGGCAAATACCGACGCGATCCGCTCAGGCATTTAAAAAGAATTATCGTGGTCACTTCCGATCGTGCTCAGCAACTTACTGCCGTTGGCTTTGGGGCAGAGTGGTTATCAGCAACGGCTTTAGAGCAAGAAGTAGAAGCAACTCTGCGATCGGTACAAAGTCGGCAAAGACCGCAAAAGGCAAATACCAATAATCTATTAGGCAATCGCATCGATAGGGACACCAAAGACAAATTAGCCAAGTGGCGCAATCGACTGAATTAA